One window of Priestia filamentosa genomic DNA carries:
- a CDS encoding Lrp/AsnC family transcriptional regulator, protein MLDHTDMHILEELSKNSRIKMKELGEKVHLTGQAAASRVAKLEDSGVIEGYTIKVNDVKMGYSVHALINIYTKDTHHQPYLSFVKKQEKYVINNYKISGDGCYLLECKFSSNESLDQFLIELNKHVNYKLSIVVNKQ, encoded by the coding sequence ATGTTAGATCATACAGATATGCATATATTAGAAGAACTATCTAAGAACAGCCGCATCAAGATGAAAGAGTTAGGTGAGAAAGTTCATTTGACAGGACAAGCAGCCGCTTCTAGAGTAGCTAAATTAGAAGATAGCGGTGTGATTGAAGGATATACCATCAAAGTAAATGATGTGAAAATGGGATACTCTGTTCATGCATTAATTAATATTTATACTAAAGATACTCATCATCAGCCATATCTCTCTTTTGTAAAGAAGCAAGAAAAATATGTGATTAATAATTATAAGATTAGCGGAGATGGTTGTTATCTTCTCGAATGTAAATTCTCATCCAATGAATCATTAGATCAGTTTCTTATCGAATTAAACAAACATGTTAACTACAAATTATCAATTGTTGTTAATAAACAATAG
- a CDS encoding GNAT family N-acetyltransferase has translation MIKGENIHLRPFTTDDAQSLLDLQKENRNFFEQFAMTRSGDFYTIEGQVKRIKEAAEHVKQDQDYYFGIFENGEDKLVGTINLFHIIRGSSQSAVIGYFLDEKYNGRGLTTEATKLIVNYAFGELKLHRIEAGVQPHNIGSIRVLEKAGFHKEGIARQNLKVNGKWRDHQVLAMINPKD, from the coding sequence ATGATTAAAGGAGAAAATATACATCTACGCCCATTTACCACTGATGATGCTCAATCATTGCTAGATTTGCAAAAAGAGAACCGCAATTTTTTTGAACAGTTTGCCATGACCCGCAGTGGTGACTTCTATACAATTGAAGGTCAAGTGAAAAGAATTAAAGAAGCTGCTGAACATGTAAAACAAGATCAAGACTATTATTTTGGTATCTTTGAAAATGGTGAGGACAAACTAGTAGGGACGATTAATCTTTTTCATATTATCCGAGGGTCATCTCAAAGTGCTGTTATTGGCTATTTTTTAGACGAAAAATATAACGGCAGAGGACTTACGACTGAGGCTACAAAGTTAATTGTAAATTATGCATTTGGCGAATTGAAGTTACATCGAATAGAAGCTGGAGTACAACCTCATAATATTGGTTCTATACGTGTACTAGAAAAAGCAGGCTTTCATAAAGAAGGAATTGCTAGACAAAACCTTAAGGTAAATGGAAAGTGGAGAGATCATCAAGTGTTAGCTATGATTAATCCAAAAGACTGA
- a CDS encoding MBL fold metallo-hydrolase: protein MNIKHIRNATLVVEYANKKFLIDPMLAEKGTYPPFPNSPRQDEKNPLVSLPTSVDDIINGIDAVILTHLHLDHFDEAAKEVLPKDIKVFVQNEEDEEEVKNAGFQNIEVLTEDTIFEGIGLVKTKGEHGRGEILKLAGLVCGVVFKHSSEKTLYVAGDTVWYDGVQEEISKHNPEIIVVNGGNNQFFEGGSLVMGKADIYEVYKAASNAQIVVVHMEAVNHWGLSREDLHTFIQDKDMSSRIEVPEDGEEYIF from the coding sequence ATGAATATTAAACACATTCGAAATGCAACATTAGTTGTAGAATATGCAAATAAAAAATTCTTAATTGATCCAATGTTAGCTGAGAAAGGAACATACCCTCCTTTCCCAAATTCTCCAAGACAAGACGAAAAGAATCCTTTAGTGAGCTTACCCACATCTGTTGACGATATTATAAATGGAATTGATGCCGTTATTTTGACTCACCTTCATTTAGATCACTTTGACGAAGCGGCTAAAGAAGTGCTGCCGAAAGACATTAAAGTGTTTGTGCAAAATGAAGAAGATGAGGAAGAAGTTAAAAATGCCGGTTTTCAAAATATAGAGGTGTTAACAGAGGATACAATTTTTGAAGGTATTGGATTAGTCAAAACAAAAGGCGAGCATGGAAGAGGAGAAATTTTAAAGCTTGCAGGTTTAGTATGTGGAGTTGTTTTCAAACATTCAAGTGAGAAAACATTATATGTAGCAGGAGATACAGTATGGTATGACGGGGTTCAAGAAGAGATTAGTAAGCATAACCCAGAAATCATCGTAGTCAACGGGGGCAATAATCAATTCTTTGAAGGTGGTTCTCTTGTTATGGGAAAAGCGGATATATATGAAGTATACAAAGCAGCATCGAACGCTCAAATTGTTGTCGTTCACATGGAAGCTGTCAACCACTGGGGATTGTCTCGTGAAGATTTACACACCTTTATTCAAGATAAAGATATGTCTTCTCGTATTGAAGTTCCAGAGGATGGAGAAGAATACATCTTTTAA
- a CDS encoding CoA-acylating methylmalonate-semialdehyde dehydrogenase: protein MESTKTIQTLKNYIGGEWIESQTQQIEEVPNPATGEIIARVPFSTQQELDHAVSVAKEAFKKWKKVSVPKRARILFRYQQLLVEHWGELAKLVTLENGKSYNEAYGEVLRGIECVEFAAGAPTLMMGEQLPDIATGVESGMYRYPIGVIGGITPFNFPMMVPCWMFPLAIACGNTFVLKPSERTPLLANRLAELFQEAGLPDGVLNIVHGAHDVVNGILDNEDIKAVSFVGSQPVAEYIYKRAAANGKRVQALAGAKNHSIVMPDADLEITVDNIIGAAFGSAGERCMAASVVVAVGEVADQLVNRLKEAADEIKMGNGIDEGVFLGPVIREEHKKRTLKYIELGENEGASLIRDGRTDVENEQGYFVGPTIFDNVQTQMKIWQEEIFAPVLSIVRVDTLKEAIELTNKSEFANGACLYSDSAKAIREFREEIDAGMLGVNLGVPAPMAFFPFSGYKKSFYGDLHANGKDGVEFYTRKKMLTARY, encoded by the coding sequence ATGGAATCAACAAAAACTATTCAAACATTAAAGAACTACATAGGAGGAGAATGGATAGAATCTCAAACTCAACAAATAGAAGAAGTTCCTAATCCAGCTACAGGAGAAATTATAGCTCGTGTCCCTTTCTCGACTCAACAGGAATTAGATCATGCTGTTTCTGTTGCTAAAGAGGCTTTTAAAAAGTGGAAAAAGGTTTCTGTTCCTAAGCGTGCTCGTATTCTGTTTCGTTATCAACAATTATTAGTTGAACATTGGGGTGAGTTAGCAAAGCTTGTTACTTTAGAAAACGGAAAGAGCTACAACGAAGCTTATGGAGAAGTCTTGCGTGGAATTGAATGTGTGGAATTTGCGGCAGGAGCACCAACTTTAATGATGGGTGAGCAACTCCCTGATATTGCTACTGGCGTTGAATCTGGAATGTATCGCTATCCGATTGGTGTAATTGGAGGAATAACGCCATTTAACTTCCCTATGATGGTGCCGTGCTGGATGTTCCCACTTGCTATTGCGTGCGGAAATACGTTTGTATTAAAGCCATCTGAAAGAACACCATTATTGGCGAATCGCTTAGCTGAATTGTTTCAAGAAGCAGGACTTCCGGATGGCGTATTAAATATCGTCCATGGAGCCCACGATGTGGTAAACGGCATCTTAGATAATGAGGATATAAAGGCTGTATCTTTCGTTGGTTCTCAACCTGTAGCTGAATATATCTATAAAAGAGCAGCTGCTAATGGTAAACGTGTACAAGCTCTTGCTGGTGCAAAGAATCATTCCATTGTGATGCCAGATGCTGATCTAGAGATTACGGTAGATAATATTATTGGTGCTGCGTTTGGATCTGCGGGAGAGCGTTGTATGGCAGCTTCGGTTGTCGTCGCTGTGGGAGAAGTAGCAGATCAATTAGTCAATCGATTAAAGGAAGCAGCAGACGAAATCAAGATGGGAAACGGCATAGATGAAGGTGTATTCCTTGGACCAGTCATTCGTGAAGAACATAAGAAACGTACGCTGAAGTATATTGAGTTAGGTGAAAATGAAGGAGCTTCTCTCATTCGTGATGGAAGAACAGACGTGGAAAATGAACAAGGTTATTTTGTAGGACCGACAATCTTTGACAATGTACAGACCCAAATGAAAATTTGGCAAGAGGAAATCTTTGCTCCTGTCTTATCGATTGTTCGGGTAGATACTTTAAAAGAAGCCATTGAGCTCACAAATAAATCTGAATTTGCTAATGGTGCTTGCTTATATAGTGATAGTGCTAAAGCGATTCGTGAATTTCGTGAAGAAATCGATGCAGGTATGCTAGGTGTAAATCTAGGCGTTCCAGCTCCAATGGCATTCTTCCCATTCTCAGGTTATAAGAAATCTTTCTATGGCGATCTTCATGCTAATGGTAAAGATGGCGTAGAATTCTATACTCGTAAAAAAATGCTTACTGCTCGCTATTAA
- a CDS encoding PucR family transcriptional regulator → MNFEGKLSVQEILQTQHFEDAKVIGGEAGIHRLIRWVHVLEVTSIQNLLHGNELILSTGVGWKEDHNSFYSLVQQSINANAAGLCIELGTYISKIPQKIIDLANSYDFPIIVFFKKVKFIDITQEVHSLLIKKHYQILEDLEEYSSNLNQLLLSPDPHKKILEFLHGYLKVTVFYISNQGEIQVIPRKTPMEQEKILQALQTGEVTSNLHIAHQSVQALDHTFADLFIVSEREEITEFDSLILDRSAIALAQSLLRELYIEEQRKTEEGEWVRTWLAGKNSEEQIHKYLLEIDPNLRPNGCTVLLCKAENLNKVTSEFNYFKLYTRSIFERKGIFLLTHIEKDTIIFILLNNRKDNDFKYRVQEVIDHLKGSEFIKKQKLSHLEFSVGKFVNNLDYVKSSYHTAKETMSLREKMPNELLNYFYEDLYIFRLVLAANSQGVLHEFIHDYIGPVLLHDQQNNGELLKTLKVYLQCKGAKKETAEQLHIVRQTLYHRLDRLYELIGRDFMEPYKRQAIEASISAYEYASASKFSYEYISKFKSS, encoded by the coding sequence ATGAATTTTGAGGGGAAATTGTCGGTACAGGAAATTTTACAAACTCAACATTTTGAAGATGCAAAAGTAATAGGGGGAGAAGCTGGTATCCATCGACTTATTAGGTGGGTTCATGTTTTAGAAGTAACATCTATTCAAAACCTTTTACATGGTAATGAACTTATCCTTTCTACGGGAGTAGGGTGGAAAGAGGATCATAACTCCTTTTACTCGTTAGTTCAGCAATCTATTAATGCTAATGCTGCTGGACTGTGTATAGAACTAGGAACTTACATATCAAAAATTCCTCAAAAGATTATAGATTTAGCTAATTCCTATGATTTCCCAATCATCGTTTTCTTTAAAAAAGTAAAATTTATTGATATTACCCAAGAGGTTCATAGTTTATTAATCAAAAAACATTATCAAATACTTGAAGATTTAGAGGAGTATTCAAGCAATTTAAATCAATTACTTCTCTCTCCTGATCCCCATAAAAAGATTTTGGAATTTTTACATGGTTATTTAAAAGTAACTGTATTCTACATTTCTAATCAAGGTGAAATCCAAGTCATTCCTAGAAAAACCCCTATGGAACAAGAAAAAATACTTCAAGCTCTTCAAACAGGGGAAGTTACCTCAAATCTACATATTGCTCATCAATCTGTACAAGCTTTAGATCATACTTTTGCGGATTTATTTATTGTTTCAGAAAGAGAGGAAATTACCGAATTTGACTCTCTAATTCTAGATCGTAGTGCTATAGCATTAGCTCAAAGTCTTCTGCGTGAACTCTATATTGAAGAACAAAGAAAAACGGAAGAAGGGGAATGGGTTCGAACCTGGTTGGCGGGCAAAAATAGTGAAGAGCAAATCCATAAATATCTTTTAGAAATCGATCCTAACCTTAGACCGAACGGATGCACTGTCTTACTTTGCAAGGCAGAGAACCTAAATAAAGTAACTTCAGAATTTAATTATTTTAAATTATATACTCGTTCTATTTTCGAACGTAAAGGAATTTTTCTCTTAACACACATTGAGAAGGATACAATTATTTTTATTCTTCTTAACAATCGTAAGGATAACGATTTTAAATATAGAGTACAGGAAGTCATTGACCATTTAAAAGGATCTGAGTTTATCAAAAAACAGAAACTGTCCCACCTTGAGTTTAGCGTAGGAAAATTCGTGAATAATTTAGATTATGTTAAAAGTAGTTATCATACTGCAAAGGAAACAATGAGTCTGCGCGAGAAGATGCCAAACGAATTGCTTAATTACTTTTATGAAGACTTATACATTTTCCGCCTTGTTTTGGCAGCTAATAGTCAAGGGGTTCTGCATGAGTTTATTCATGATTATATAGGACCTGTTCTCCTACATGATCAACAAAATAATGGAGAATTATTAAAAACTTTAAAAGTATATTTGCAATGTAAAGGTGCAAAGAAAGAAACAGCTGAACAACTTCATATTGTTCGTCAAACACTTTACCACCGACTTGATCGGCTGTACGAATTAATTGGAAGAGATTTTATGGAACCTTATAAACGCCAAGCAATTGAAGCTTCTATTTCTGCCTATGAATATGCTTCTGCATCTAAGTTTTCATATGAATATATTTCTAAATTTAAATCTTCATAA
- a CDS encoding alanine/glycine:cation symporter family protein, translated as METLVNWLNSYVWSPVLVYTLLGLGLFYSIATRFLQFRLFKDMIKLVFESKSSEAGVSSFQALALSISSRVGVGTIAGVATAIAYGGPGAVFWMWFMTCLGACTSFIETTLAQVYKRKLDGEFRGGTPYYIEKGLKLKWLAVLFAVITMIVASILIPGVQVNTVASAMNTAFGVEPVFTGIVLVVALSFIIFGGVKRIAKTAEVIVPFMASAYIIVCIIVLVANASKIPEMFVLIFTSAFGTHAAFGGIIGSAITWGVKRGTFANAAGFGSETFYPAATEVSHPAKQGLVQAFSVYIDTLIICSATAFMILVTGMYNVTPEGKQPIVNNLGNHEPGPIYTQNAVESVIPGFGAPFIAIAILFFAFTTLITYFYMADTNLAFLNRNRKVKLVWPKHVLRIALLITVFYCSINTSAFAWALGDLGFGIMAWLNLFSIFLLTKTALKVLKDYERQKKEGKNPVFDPTKVGISDAEFWEKESLEKEDAERKDRKVISS; from the coding sequence ATGGAGACATTAGTAAATTGGTTAAATAGTTATGTTTGGAGTCCTGTACTGGTTTATACCTTACTTGGATTAGGTTTATTTTACTCAATTGCTACTCGTTTTCTTCAGTTTAGACTTTTTAAGGATATGATAAAACTAGTATTTGAAAGCAAAAGTTCTGAAGCTGGAGTATCTTCTTTTCAGGCTTTAGCATTATCTATATCAAGTCGGGTAGGAGTAGGAACAATCGCAGGGGTAGCTACTGCAATTGCATATGGAGGACCTGGTGCTGTATTTTGGATGTGGTTTATGACCTGTTTAGGAGCATGCACCTCATTTATTGAAACAACGCTTGCGCAAGTATATAAAAGAAAATTAGATGGAGAGTTTCGAGGTGGCACACCTTACTATATTGAAAAAGGTTTAAAGCTAAAGTGGTTAGCAGTATTGTTTGCTGTTATAACGATGATTGTAGCATCCATTTTAATACCAGGTGTTCAAGTAAATACTGTTGCTTCGGCTATGAATACTGCATTTGGTGTAGAGCCAGTATTTACAGGGATCGTATTAGTGGTTGCGCTTTCATTTATTATTTTTGGAGGCGTCAAACGAATTGCAAAAACAGCTGAGGTTATTGTTCCCTTTATGGCTAGTGCTTACATTATCGTTTGTATCATCGTTTTAGTTGCTAATGCCTCTAAAATTCCTGAAATGTTTGTGCTTATTTTTACAAGCGCCTTTGGTACACATGCTGCGTTTGGTGGAATTATTGGATCAGCTATTACATGGGGAGTAAAAAGGGGGACTTTTGCTAATGCAGCTGGGTTTGGTAGTGAAACATTTTATCCTGCTGCTACAGAAGTGTCCCATCCTGCCAAACAAGGATTAGTTCAAGCTTTCTCAGTATATATTGATACATTAATTATTTGTTCAGCAACTGCGTTTATGATCCTTGTCACAGGTATGTATAATGTAACACCAGAAGGAAAACAACCTATTGTAAATAACCTTGGAAATCATGAGCCAGGTCCAATTTATACTCAAAATGCTGTTGAATCAGTAATCCCGGGCTTTGGCGCTCCTTTCATTGCGATTGCTATTCTATTCTTTGCATTTACGACACTTATAACTTACTTTTATATGGCAGATACAAATTTAGCTTTTCTTAATCGAAATCGAAAAGTAAAGTTAGTTTGGCCTAAACATGTTTTAAGGATAGCGTTGTTGATCACTGTTTTTTATTGCAGTATAAATACGTCTGCATTTGCTTGGGCATTAGGTGACTTAGGTTTTGGTATTATGGCTTGGTTAAACCTTTTTAGTATTTTCCTGCTTACCAAAACGGCCCTAAAAGTATTAAAAGATTATGAGAGACAAAAGAAAGAAGGGAAAAATCCTGTATT
- a CDS encoding aspartate aminotransferase family protein translates to MQVTEGMKSLQETDEKYLWHAMKGASANPSNLIINKAEGAWVTDINGNRYLDGMSGLWCVNVGYGRKELAKAAYEQLEEMPYFPLTQSHIPAIKLAEKLNEWLGGDYVIFFSNSGSEANETAFKIARQYHQQKGDYARYKFISRYRAYHGNSMGALAATGQAQRKYKYEPLGQGFLHVAPPDTYRNPEDINTLSSAREIDRVMTWELSQTVAGVIMEPIITGGGILMPPDLYMAKVKEICEDHGALLICDEVICGFGRTGKPFGFMNYGVQPDIITMAKGLTSAYLPLSATAVKREIYEAYMGSEDYDRFRHVNTFGGNPAACALALKNLEIIENENLIERSRELGERLLVELEDVKEHPNVGDIRGKGLLLGIEFVKNKQTKEPIEITKINQVINRCKEKGLIVGKNGDTVAGYNNILQLSPPLSITEEDFMFIVKTLKESIAQL, encoded by the coding sequence GTGCAAGTAACAGAAGGAATGAAAAGCTTACAAGAAACAGATGAAAAGTACCTTTGGCATGCTATGAAAGGGGCAAGTGCAAATCCTTCAAATCTCATTATTAACAAAGCAGAAGGAGCTTGGGTAACGGATATTAATGGAAACCGTTACTTAGATGGGATGTCTGGTCTTTGGTGTGTGAATGTTGGATATGGTCGAAAAGAACTTGCAAAAGCAGCGTATGAACAGCTTGAAGAAATGCCCTATTTCCCTTTAACTCAAAGTCATATTCCGGCGATAAAACTTGCTGAAAAGTTAAATGAATGGCTTGGCGGCGATTATGTTATTTTCTTTTCGAATAGTGGATCAGAAGCAAATGAAACAGCCTTTAAGATTGCTCGTCAGTATCATCAGCAAAAAGGAGATTATGCACGTTATAAATTTATTTCACGATACCGTGCTTACCACGGAAATTCAATGGGGGCACTTGCTGCAACAGGTCAAGCACAACGTAAGTACAAATATGAACCATTAGGACAAGGCTTTTTACACGTAGCACCCCCTGATACGTATCGAAATCCAGAGGATATTAATACACTTTCAAGTGCCAGGGAAATTGATCGTGTGATGACATGGGAATTAAGTCAAACGGTTGCGGGTGTCATTATGGAGCCAATTATTACGGGCGGTGGCATTTTAATGCCTCCAGATTTATACATGGCGAAAGTGAAAGAAATTTGTGAAGACCACGGTGCGTTGCTTATTTGTGATGAGGTTATATGTGGCTTTGGTCGAACGGGTAAACCATTTGGATTTATGAACTATGGAGTTCAACCAGATATCATTACAATGGCAAAGGGGCTTACAAGTGCTTATCTTCCTTTGTCTGCCACAGCAGTCAAAAGAGAAATTTATGAAGCATATATGGGTAGTGAGGATTATGATCGTTTCCGTCACGTTAATACATTTGGAGGAAACCCAGCTGCTTGTGCTCTAGCACTGAAAAACCTAGAAATTATAGAAAATGAAAACCTTATTGAACGCTCTAGAGAATTAGGTGAGCGCTTATTAGTTGAATTAGAGGATGTAAAAGAACATCCAAACGTAGGAGATATTCGTGGCAAGGGACTGCTTTTAGGAATTGAATTCGTAAAAAATAAACAAACGAAAGAACCAATTGAAATAACAAAGATAAATCAAGTTATCAATAGGTGCAAGGAAAAGGGATTGATTGTTGGTAAAAACGGCGACACCGTTGCGGGGTATAATAACATACTACAGCTATCTCCTCCTTTAAGTATTACGGAAGAAGACTTTATGTTTATTGTTAAAACGTTAAAAGAGAGCATAGCTCAATTGTAA
- a CDS encoding FbpB family small basic protein: MINRQLKNKKTFKELVKENREALLQDKQALEKIEKRIEKRYELLNKY; this comes from the coding sequence ATGATAAATAGACAACTTAAAAATAAAAAGACGTTTAAAGAATTAGTAAAAGAAAACAGGGAGGCATTACTTCAAGATAAGCAAGCTTTGGAAAAGATTGAAAAGCGTATTGAAAAACGTTACGAGCTTTTAAATAAATATTAA
- a CDS encoding GNAT family N-acetyltransferase gives MITAEKNIVKFKAKDGREVTIRPAQASDAEHITTAVREIIEAGEFIQKDEPRTIQEEQNFIAEVEQNNHMYVVAEVEGEVLGIARVLRGEIKMKRHTGLFRTWLISKAQGMGIGKQFMNYTLNWCIENNLHKLSLTVFASNEVAYQLYKKVGFEQEGIMKEQAYFHNEYVDEIYMSIFFS, from the coding sequence ATGATTACAGCTGAGAAAAACATAGTGAAATTTAAAGCAAAAGATGGACGTGAGGTGACTATTCGTCCTGCGCAAGCAAGTGATGCAGAGCACATTACAACGGCAGTCAGAGAAATTATTGAAGCTGGGGAATTTATTCAAAAAGATGAACCACGTACAATTCAAGAAGAGCAAAATTTCATTGCGGAAGTAGAACAGAACAATCATATGTACGTTGTAGCTGAAGTAGAAGGAGAAGTGCTAGGTATTGCTCGTGTTCTAAGAGGCGAAATTAAAATGAAGCGTCATACAGGTCTCTTCCGTACATGGCTGATTTCCAAAGCACAAGGAATGGGGATTGGCAAGCAATTTATGAACTATACACTAAATTGGTGTATAGAAAATAACCTTCATAAGCTATCCTTAACCGTTTTTGCTTCTAATGAGGTAGCATATCAATTATATAAAAAAGTTGGGTTCGAACAAGAAGGTATTATGAAAGAACAAGCCTATTTTCATAATGAATATGTAGATGAAATTTATATGTCTATCTTCTTTTCCTAA
- a CDS encoding YolD-like family protein codes for MFLKKLTSKHSLTVIYCRNGLLQTCKGKVHQLDLSQQTLFIKDKNQQIYSISLFEIKEIC; via the coding sequence ATGTTTTTAAAAAAACTCACGAGCAAACATTCACTTACCGTTATTTATTGTAGAAATGGACTCTTACAAACGTGTAAAGGAAAGGTTCATCAGCTAGACTTGTCTCAACAAACCCTTTTTATAAAAGATAAAAATCAGCAAATCTATTCTATTTCTTTATTTGAAATAAAAGAAATTTGTTAA
- a CDS encoding LysR family transcriptional regulator, with the protein MTLSRFEVFYTIVQCGSLTKAAEILKLTQPGISHAITSLENELGFSLITRNRSGIHLTHNGEHMLPYIRDILILNNTIKQEAAAINGLEVGVVRVGSFTSVATQWLPYIIKEFQDDYEGIEIKLLEGDYSTLEKWISTGIIDCSFLVSPSSKSFEFRPLKKDKMVCILSNEHPLSRQDKISFEQIEREPLIMPKESWDNETRQIFRENNIKPKVKFEVSDDQAIMAMVQNNLGISVRPEMTLTHIPDNVHVAKLEKDCFRLIGIAAKPNSSPATKTFIKYVYSWVEKHHFLDI; encoded by the coding sequence ATGACCTTAAGTAGATTTGAAGTCTTTTACACGATCGTGCAATGCGGTAGTTTAACAAAAGCTGCAGAGATATTAAAGTTAACACAACCTGGCATAAGTCACGCTATTACGAGTCTTGAAAATGAGTTAGGCTTTTCTTTAATTACTCGAAATCGGTCAGGTATTCATTTAACACATAATGGTGAACATATGCTTCCATATATTCGTGATATTCTAATTTTAAATAATACAATTAAGCAGGAAGCTGCAGCAATAAATGGATTAGAAGTTGGAGTAGTAAGAGTAGGCTCATTTACTAGTGTTGCCACTCAATGGTTGCCCTATATCATAAAAGAGTTTCAAGATGATTATGAGGGTATTGAAATAAAATTACTTGAAGGGGATTATTCTACATTAGAAAAGTGGATTTCAACAGGCATAATTGATTGTAGTTTCCTTGTTTCACCTTCATCTAAGTCTTTTGAATTTCGACCATTGAAAAAAGATAAAATGGTTTGTATCCTGTCAAACGAGCACCCTCTTTCTAGACAAGATAAAATCTCTTTTGAGCAAATAGAAAGAGAACCCCTCATCATGCCTAAAGAATCTTGGGATAATGAGACACGTCAGATTTTCCGGGAAAATAACATCAAGCCCAAGGTGAAATTTGAAGTTTCCGATGATCAAGCCATTATGGCGATGGTCCAAAATAATTTAGGTATTAGTGTCCGCCCAGAAATGACGCTAACTCATATTCCTGATAATGTGCATGTTGCTAAGTTAGAGAAAGATTGTTTTCGGCTTATCGGTATCGCTGCTAAGCCCAACAGTTCTCCCGCAACTAAAACATTTATCAAGTATGTTTATTCGTGGGTAGAAAAACATCATTTTTTAGATATTTGA